In Montipora capricornis isolate CH-2021 chromosome 4, ASM3666992v2, whole genome shotgun sequence, a single genomic region encodes these proteins:
- the LOC138045382 gene encoding uncharacterized protein: MPPILASMRISRHKTCKENLFSVLQVFHFLVAMGFLWAGIVEFIKNPPYFDAYGDASTRNDLPQGLFQTDPRNINREQALRLMDFPILAMLFAYFGVCWWLKFRGLAWLLTFCISLVLVCFFVVNVWAINFFDWRYYSPRMRGLEVQVFTITLSITTTFIVLFYKRKKMPFKFKSTLPIRPFGKIHVFCNFAAMFIIVYSCLIVWFSKLYSSWSCFQNYKEVLQLCQSTNMVQCYPCDTCNPEGLKECVKEKHKMFHCQDVRIENGAFCLFNYNLSVFVFLTVFAYVGGLVVFLSNLFKIVLHYSLRATFLFVHWCHVTLRAREGHRASLNLPEIHQDISPLYASIQEPFQYVEGTRHNEAEVTDNSLHCHLNSSVDACFNASEGDSIVDVLT, translated from the exons ATGCCTCCGATTTTAGCATCTATGCGCATTTCAAGGCACAAGACATGCAAGGAAAATTTGTTCAGTGTGTTGCaagttttccattttcttgttGCGATGGGTTTTCTCTGGGCAGGAATTGTCGAGTTTATAAAAAACCCACCTTACTTCGATGCGTACGGTGATGCTTCAACACGGAATGACCTTCCTCAAGGATTGTTTCAA ACTGATCCAAGGAATATCAACAGAGAA CAAGCTCTACGTCTTATGGACTTTCCAATTCTTGCTATGCTGTTT GCTTATTTCGGAGTCTGCTGGTGGCTAAAATTTCGAGGACTTGCTTGGCTGTTAACGTTTTGTATCAGCCTTGTCttggtttgcttttttgttGTCAACGTCTGGGCCATTAATTTCTTTGATTGGAG GTATTATAGCCCAAGAATGAGAGGACTTGAAGTTCAAGTGTTTACAATCACATTATCTATCACAACAacgtttattgttttgttttacaagaGGAAGAAAATGCCTTTCAAGTTCAAG TCCACTTTACCAATCAGACCATTTGGGAAGATCCACGTGTTCTGCAATTTTGCAGCAATGTTTATTATAGTTTACTCCTGTCTCATCGTGTGGTTCTCGAAGCTTTATTCCTCCTGGTCCTGCTTTCAAAATTACAAAGAAGTGTTGCAGTTATGTCAAAGCACAAATATG GTTCAATGTTACCCATGTGATACTTGCAATCCAGAAGGTCTGAAAGAATGTGTCAAGGAAAAACACAAGATGTTCCACTGCCAAGATGTTAGAATAGAAAAT GGTGCTTTTTGTTTATTCAACTACAACCTGAGTGTCTTTGTTTTTCTGACAG TTTTTGCCTATGTTGGTGGACTTGTGGTGTTTCTCAGCAACCTATTCAAAATTGTGCTTCACTACTCTTTGCGAGCCACCTTTCTCTTTGTCCACTGGTGTCACGTCACCTTAAGAGCCAGGGAAGGACACCGTGCAAGCTTGAATCTTCCAGAAATTCATCAGGACATTTCTCCACTTTATGCATCAATTCAAGAGCCATTTCAGTATGTGGAAGGAACAAGGCACAATGAGGCTGAAGTGACTGATAATAGTCTGCACTGTCATTTGAATTCAAGTGTTGATGCTTGTTTTAATGCGAGCGAAGGAGACTCCATTGTTGATGTTCTAACATAA
- the LOC138045383 gene encoding uncharacterized protein isoform X1 produces MNCFNSRHFVDYLHSLNGNCSCSIGNNTAAAAVHHPVTSSIYIASAILCFLLGLVTHLRYNRIEVLNITVRSSVISNVPWIFYFILMCLRSVAGSVVYAIIEEHDKGHPEILAAYFMADAALKSLEVLCLSWALNHQFLYRSQGFLQEEINNYNSEEFRASDSYQHLSVVSATAMSIKKNKAGAIFVTQFILAVLFMVILEDLHLSKEQPDIFYWLYISLFWTQCITPVVLVILIAVNKNEDGPTLSVKLLCIAGVILSLPADIPSFVWSCTCNCKPKCFFTGYDFALFFLIPSTIIFFIVLRAEYLRLDQEAKYSVLRQEVISQWSVHSETILPS; encoded by the exons ATGAATTGCTTCAATTCCAGGCATTTCGTCGACTACCTTCACTCTCTTAATGGAAATTGTTCATGTAGTATCG GTAACAATACAGCTGCTGCTGCAGTTCATCATCCAGTAACGTCATCTATTTACATTGCTTCTGCCATTCTTTGCTTTTTACTGGGCTTAGTAACACACTTGAGATACAACAG gATTGAAGTCCTTAATATTACTGTCAGAAGCAGTGTCATATCCAATGTGCCAtggattttttatttcattctgatGTGCCTGAG ATCAGTTGCTGGTTCAGTGGTATATGCTATCATAGAGGAACATGATAAGGGCCATCCCGAAATACTAGCAGCATATTTTATGGCAG ATGCTGCTTTAAAGTCTTTGGAG GTGCTGTGTCTCTCTTGGGCATTAAATCACCAGTTTTTGTACAGATCACAAG gTTTCCTTcaagaagaaataaacaattacaATTCCGAAGAGTTCAGAGCATCTGACTCTTATCAACATCTATCAGTTGTGTCAGCAACAGCTATG AGTATAAAAAAGAATAAAGCTGGAGCCATCTTTGTGACTCAGTTTATCTTGGCAGTGCTGTTTATGGTAATACTGGAAGATCT ACACCTTTCTAAAGAACAGCCAGACATTTTCTATTGGCTATACATTAGTCTTTTCTGGACTCAGTGCATTACCCCGGTTGTCTTGGTTATTTTGATTGCGGTAAATAAAAATGAGGATGGTCCTACGTTATCAGTCAAG TTGCTCTGTATTGCTGGAGTGATATTGTCTTTGCCAGCAGACATACCATCATTCGTCTGGTCTTGCACATGCAATT GTAAGCCAAAGTGTTTCTTCACTGGGTAtgattttgcattatttttctTGATTCCTTCTACCATCATTTTCTTCATTGTGCTGAGGGCAGAGTATCTTCGACTGGATCAG GAAGCCAAATACAGTGTTCTCAGACAAGAAGTTATTTCACAATGGTCTGTTCATTCAGAGACAATACTTCcaagttaa
- the LOC138045383 gene encoding uncharacterized protein isoform X2 produces MKYDMFGKVAVQGLRGPRATCCTGNNTAAAAVHHPVTSSIYIASAILCFLLGLVTHLRYNRIEVLNITVRSSVISNVPWIFYFILMCLRSVAGSVVYAIIEEHDKGHPEILAAYFMADAALKSLEVLCLSWALNHQFLYRSQGFLQEEINNYNSEEFRASDSYQHLSVVSATAMSIKKNKAGAIFVTQFILAVLFMVILEDLHLSKEQPDIFYWLYISLFWTQCITPVVLVILIAVNKNEDGPTLSVKLLCIAGVILSLPADIPSFVWSCTCNCKPKCFFTGYDFALFFLIPSTIIFFIVLRAEYLRLDQEAKYSVLRQEVISQWSVHSETILPS; encoded by the exons ATGAAGTATGACATGTTCGGAAAAGTTGCAGTCCAAGGACTTCGTGGACCAAGGGCCACATGCTGTACAG GTAACAATACAGCTGCTGCTGCAGTTCATCATCCAGTAACGTCATCTATTTACATTGCTTCTGCCATTCTTTGCTTTTTACTGGGCTTAGTAACACACTTGAGATACAACAG gATTGAAGTCCTTAATATTACTGTCAGAAGCAGTGTCATATCCAATGTGCCAtggattttttatttcattctgatGTGCCTGAG ATCAGTTGCTGGTTCAGTGGTATATGCTATCATAGAGGAACATGATAAGGGCCATCCCGAAATACTAGCAGCATATTTTATGGCAG ATGCTGCTTTAAAGTCTTTGGAG GTGCTGTGTCTCTCTTGGGCATTAAATCACCAGTTTTTGTACAGATCACAAG gTTTCCTTcaagaagaaataaacaattacaATTCCGAAGAGTTCAGAGCATCTGACTCTTATCAACATCTATCAGTTGTGTCAGCAACAGCTATG AGTATAAAAAAGAATAAAGCTGGAGCCATCTTTGTGACTCAGTTTATCTTGGCAGTGCTGTTTATGGTAATACTGGAAGATCT ACACCTTTCTAAAGAACAGCCAGACATTTTCTATTGGCTATACATTAGTCTTTTCTGGACTCAGTGCATTACCCCGGTTGTCTTGGTTATTTTGATTGCGGTAAATAAAAATGAGGATGGTCCTACGTTATCAGTCAAG TTGCTCTGTATTGCTGGAGTGATATTGTCTTTGCCAGCAGACATACCATCATTCGTCTGGTCTTGCACATGCAATT GTAAGCCAAAGTGTTTCTTCACTGGGTAtgattttgcattatttttctTGATTCCTTCTACCATCATTTTCTTCATTGTGCTGAGGGCAGAGTATCTTCGACTGGATCAG GAAGCCAAATACAGTGTTCTCAGACAAGAAGTTATTTCACAATGGTCTGTTCATTCAGAGACAATACTTCcaagttaa